From the genome of Streptomyces xanthophaeus:
TCCGGCGGGGCCGCAGGTCTCCGGCCGCGACGACGGTGACGTCGAAGGAGTCGTGGCCGGTGACGTAGACCTCGGCGCCGTCCGGTGACACGTCCACGTCGAAGGGCCGCCGGCCCACCGGTACGACGGCGGTGACCTCGCTCTTCGCGGTGTCGAGAACCTCCAGGACCCCGCCGGCGCCGGGGACGTTGACCCCTGCGTAGGCGTGCGCGCCGTCGGGCGAGAGCGCGATGCCCATCCCGCCTCCGCGGTACTCGCCGTCGGTGGCCGGGCCGGTCGCGGTGCGGTACGGGATCAGGGCCAGCCGTACGCGGGTGCGCGTGTCGACGACGGCCACGCCCTCGGCGGTGGCGACCCACGCCCGGCCGTCGGTGCCCACGGCCAGTCCGTACGGGGCTTTGCCCACGGTGACCGAGGCGACCGCGCCGCGTTCCGGATCCACGAAGGTCACGGTGTCGGCCCCGAAGTCGGCGGTCAGCAGCAGCCCCTGCGGGGTGGGGGCGGTGGCGGGCAGCGGGGAGGCGGCGGAGGGCGCCGGGCCCGGCGGCGCGGGCGCCGCGTTCCGGGCGCAGGCTCCGAGCAGCAGGGTCGCGGCCACCGCCGCGAGGGTGCCACGGGTACGGGTGCGGGTAAGGGCGCGGTGACGCGGACGCGTACGGCGGTTCATCGGCCGGTCCCGGCTTCCGCCGCGTCGGCCGCCGCCTTCAGGGTCCGCGCCATGCCGTCGAAGCCCCGGCGCACGGCGTGCTCGTACGGGGTCACCCCCTCGTGGTCGGGCAGCAGCGGATCCGCGCCCGCCCTGAGCAGGACCGCGACGACCTCCTCGTGGCGCGGGCCTCCGTCGCCGAGGATCACCGCCTCCAGCAGGGCGGTCCAGCCGAGCCGGTTGACGTGGTCGACGTCGATGTCCGTCGCGTCGAGCACGGCGCGCACGTACGCGGTGTGCCCGCGCTCGGCGGCCGGGATGAGGGAGATCCCGCCGAACCGGTTGCGCTGCTTCAGGTCGGGTCCGGCGGCCAGCAGCAGGCGCATCATGCGTACGCTGCCGGTGACGCCGGTGACCAGCCAGGGGCTGTCCTCCCGGGAGTCCGGGGCGTTCGGGTCGGCTCCGGCGGCGACCAGCAGTTCGGCCACGGCCACGTGGTCGCCGAGCGCGGCGAGCAGCAGCGGCGTGCGCAGCTCCGCGTCGCGGACCTCCACGGCGGCGCCCGCGGCGAGCGCCGCTCCCACCGCCGCCGCGTCGCCGCGGCGGGCCCCGTCGAGGAGGAGTCGGTCGTGCGCGTTCATGGTGTCCCTCTCGGCTCCGGGCGGGGAGGGCCGGGTACGTCCTCCCGCTCCCCCGGTCCATGCTCGCCGCGCCGGAGCCCCGGCGGGTCCGACCGCCGGACGGAGCGTGCGGGCGGCCCGGAGGACCCCGGGGTCGGCCGATCGGACGATGCGGCGCGCGGGGATCGTGGTACGCCCCTGGGGCCCTCGGGTCCCTCAGGCTCCTCGGGACTCTCAGGCTCCTCGGGTCCCTCAGGCCTCGTACTCGGTGAGGTCGATGCCGTGGACCCGTACGGAGGTCCCGTAGCGGGGGTCGGTGGTGTCGCGTTCCATCACCATGCCCAGTTTGCGGATCACGTTCTCGGAATCGGTGTTGCTCATCCGGTTGATCGCGACGACCCGGTCCAGGCCGCGGTCCTGGAGTGCGAACTCCAAGGTGGCGTGGGCGGCCTCGGAGGCATAGCCCTGGCCCCAGTACTGGCGGCCGAGCCGCCAGCTGATCTGGACGTCCGCCCGGGCGTCCGGCAGGTTCTCGAGGACCGAGAGGCCGACGGCTCCGATGAGCTCGCCGGAGCCGAGGAGCTCGACGGCGAAGAGCCCGAAGCCTTCCTCGTCCCACTCCTCCTCCCAGCGCTCGATCTCCTCGGCCGTCTCGTCGAGGTCGAGGGTCTCGCCCTCGCCGATCCAGCGCATCACCTCCGGGTCGGCGTTGATCTCCGAAAGGGGGACGAGGTCGTCGTCGGTCCAGCGGCGGAGGAGGAGTCGGGGGGTAAGGATCTCGGTCATGCCCACATCCTGCCGAATCTCCGCCGACCAGCGGTAATCGGCCGTTGCGGCAGTGTTGCGGGTTCGTGGACATCACCGCGGGAAGGTTCCCGCAGCCCGCCCCGGGCCCCTACGGTCCGTGGGAACCGCGACCAAGGAGTGCTCCTGCCATGCCCCTCGATCTGTCGGACGAGAGCCGGTACGACCGCACGCGCCTGCGCCAGTGGGCGCGCGGCCGCGCCCGCTCCGCCGGAGTGGACCGCCGGGATCTGCTGAAGCTGTTCGCGGTGGGGGCCGCCGCCGGATCGCTGGGTGTGGCCGCGGGAAGCGGCACGGCCTGGGCCGCACCGGGCCTGCCCGTCGCCGATCCGGTGCCGCGCACCGTCAAACCGCTGCCGCCCGAGCTGTTCACCCTCCGCGGTACGAACGCGGAGACGAACTTCGCGGCGCTGCGCGGCACGGGCCCGCTCACCCCGATCGACCGGTTCTTCGTGCGCAACCACACCTCCACCCCGCGGATCGATGCCGCCGCATGGCGGCTGAAGGTGTGGGGCGACGGGCTGGCGGGCGGCCCGCTGGAGCTGTCGTACGAACGGCTGCGGGCCCTGCGGCCGGTGGAGCGGACGCTGTTCATCGAGTGCGCGGGCAACGGCCGCAGCTTCTACACCACCCAGCAGGGCCAGCCGGTCACCGGCACCGCCTGGACCCTGGGCGCGATCGGCGTCGCGCGCTGGCGCGGCGCGCGGCTGTCGGACGTACTGCGCCTGGCGGGCGTGACCCGTGGCGCCGTGGACGTCCTGCCGCGCGGGCTGGACGACGAGGTGGTGGCGAACGGGGTGAACCTGGGCCGGGTGCGGCGCCCGCTGCCGGTATCGAAGGCGCTGGACGACGTACTGCTGGCCTACGAGATGAACGGGGAGCCGCTGCCGCCCGACCACGGCGGGCCGGTCCGCCTCGTGGTTCCGGACTGGGTCGGGATCTCGTCGGTCAAGTGGGTCGGGGACATCGAGGTGAGCGGGGAGCCCCTGTACTCGCCCTGGAACACGGACATGTACCGGCTGTTCGGGCCCGAGCACCCGGCGCAGGGCAGTGCCCCGCTGACGCGGCAGACCCTCAAGAGTGCCTTCGAACTGGAGCTGGGGGCCACTGTTCCCGTGCACCGGACCCGGCTGCTGACCGGCCGTTCCTGGTCTGCGGCGGCACCGGTCACCCGGATCGACGTCAGCACGGACGGCGGTGTCCGCTGGCGGCGGGCCCGGCTGCACGACACTCCGCGCCGGGGTGGCTGGGTGCGCTGGTCGGTGCCGTGGACCCCGCGGGCCACGGGTACGACCTCACTGCTGGCGCGGGCGACCGACGCGACCGGGCGGACGCAGCCCGACCGGTCGGTCCACAACACGCAGGGCTACCTCTTCGACGCGGTGGTCCGCCACCCGGTGACGGTGGTCTGACCGGTCCCTCGGACACCGGTCAGGGGGTGTGGAAGCGTACATCCGGCGCATCGGGGGACGGGCCGTCGAGCACCGGCTGCGGGCGGCCTCCCAGGTGCTGGTCGAAGAAGGCGGCGACGTAGCGGCGGGTCAGTTCGACGGAGCGGCCGCCGGGCAGCGGAGCCTCCTCGTCGGGCAGGCCCAGCTGCTCGCCGATCGCCGGGAAGTCGGTGAAGGTGAAGTGGCCGGAGCCGGCGAAGGTGATCCAGCGCTTCCAGCCGTCGAGCAGCGGCCAGTCGCGGTCCCAGCTCGCATTGCCGCCGGGGCCGCGCTCCTGCGCGCCGAGCAGCATGAAGGGGCGCCCGCCGAGGCCGGCCGCGGGGACCGGGGTGGAGAAGCCGCCGTCCATGTTGATCCCGGCCCGGATCCTGGGGTCGGCCGCCATCGCGGCGGCGGTCGAGGAGCCGCCGATGGAGTGGCCGGCCATCGCGATGCGGCTCTTGTCGATGAGTGCGGCGTGGCGCCAGGCGGGGTTGCGTCCGGTGAGGCGGTCGAGGAGGAAGGACACGTCACGGGCCCGGGTGGCGCCGACGGTCCGGTAGCCGGCCTCGTCCTGGACCTTCTCGCAGGCCAGGCACGTCAGCACGCGCCCGCCGGGGAAGGCGGTGCCCACGCTCTCGTACGCGTGGTCCACTGCGGCGACGACGTAGCCGCGGGAGGCCAGGTCCTCGGCGAGCGCCGTGAGCGTGGACCGGTGGACGGTGAAGCCCGGGGAGAGCACGATCAGCGGGTACCGGCCGGCGGCCGGGCGGGCGCCCGTCCGGCCGTGGGTCCGGGTGCCGGTCAGGGTGTCGACCGGGATCACCTGGTCCAGCCCGCGGTCGACGAGCAGCAGGCGGGCCTCCTCGGAGGTGAGGTAGCGGGTGGTCCGGCCGGTGTCGTGCCGCGCCGGGTAGCGCATGGTGACCATCAGCTCGCGCGGACCGGAGCCGGCCCAGGGGTCGGTGCGGCTGTGGTCCACCAGGTGCAGGTCCTCCCGGCCGACCGCGAAACGGCCGGTGGGGCGCGGGAGTTCCACCGTGGTGCGGCGGTCGTCGGTCCCCACCGGGCCGGCGCTGACGGAGGTGTCCGCGGCGACCGAGGTGCCGGCGGTGGCGAGCGGGAGGGGCAGGAGGATCGCGGCCAGGGCCAGGGCGGCGGCGGTTCTGCGGTTCTTCATGAACGTCACGCTATGCGGGCGGTTCTGGCGGATCGTCAGCCTGTGAGGCGGATCCGCCGTCAGCCCCCGGAGGTACGTCAGGGCGCCGGGTCACTCCTGAGTCGTAGCCACGCTGATGGCGTCGAGTTTGCCCCGCAGGTACGTGTGGGAGTCGACGGGGTCGTGCACCACCCGGCCGACGGGGGCGGCCAGGGACTCCACCCGGGTGTGCGGATCGCATTCGTAGAAGTAGACGAGGGAGATCAGCTCCTCGGTGGGTGTGTCGGTGGGCGGCGGCAGTACCCGGTGGCGGCCCGCGCGCCAGCGGTCGCCCGTCCAGCGGGCCATCAGGTCGCCGATGTTGACGGTGAGCGCCGCGGGGTCGAAGGGCGCGTCCTGCCAGCCGTCGGCATCGGTGTGGATCTGGAGCCCGCCCGCGCCCGGCTGCCGGTCGAGGACCGTGACCGTACCGAAGTCCGTGTGCGCCCCGATGCGGAACTGACCGGGCAGGGGCGGGCCGACGACGTCGGCGCCCGGGTACCAGTTGAGGTTGAATCCCCAGGTGGGGTGTGAGGTGTGGCGGGTGAAGTGGTCCTCGGCCAGGCCCAGCGCGACGGCGAGGAGTTCCAGCAGTTCGTCGGAGAGCGCCCGCATCAGGCGCAGGTACTCGGTCACCAGCGGCCTCAGCTGCGGCACTTCGGCGGGCCAGGCGTTGGGCGCGAACCATTCGGCGTCCACGGAGGGGACCCCGGTGGGGTCCTCGGCCGCGAAGGACCACGATTCCTTGAGGTCGGGCGGCGAGGCCGTGCCCTCGGCATAGCTGTTGGCCTCCGCCCCGGGGCCGAGCCAGCCGCGGCCCCCCACGGTGACGGCGTACGGCTCCTTCGCGCTGGCGGGCAGCCGGAAGAACTCTCCCGCCGCCTCCCGGATCCGCGCGGGCAGCGAGGGGTCCACCCCGTGCCCGGTCACCAGCAGGAAGCCGGCCGCGCGCAGGGCCTCGTCGACGCGGGCGGCCGTACGGGCGCGGGCCTCGGGTCCGCCGGACCGCCACGGCCCGAGATCGATCACGGGAATCTGGGATCCGGCCATGGAGAGACCTGCCTTCCGGGGCTGCGAGCGCGTCCGGGACCGAGGCTATCGCCGCGCGACACCGGAGGGGATCGCCACGGAGCGTGATTCTTGGACACCTTCTGTGCGCGTTCCCCGCCGCGGAACGCGAAGATCGTCACGAAAAGCACCAGAATGGGAGGGGCAGCGGTGGCGCACCATGGACGGAGCGAACGGTGGAGATTTCGACGAAGGAAGTCTTCGGGGCCCCGTGCTGGGTGAGCCTGATGACGCGCGACCTCGGTACGGCCCAGCATTTCTACGGTGCGGTCGTGGGCTGGAGGTTCCGCCCGACCCGTCTCGGCGAGGCGTTCTCGGTGGCCTTCCAGGGCCGGGTCCCGGTCGCGGGCATCGGGGCGCTGGCCGCTGACCTGGGGGTCGCGGCGGCCTGGACCCCGTACTTCGCGGTCGACGACGCCGATGTGGCGGTGGACAGGATCCGGGAGCGGACGGGCACGATCGCGGTCGGCCCGGTCTCCTTCGAGTCCGGCGGCCGCGCCGCGCTCGTCGCCGACCCGGACGGCGCCGTCTTCGGGATCTGGGAGGGCAATGTGGAGGCGGACTGGCGGGTGGGCAGGGGCCCGTCACCCGCCTGGCTGGAACTGCGCACCAGGAACGCGCTGGACGCGGCGATGTTCTACGGCGCGGTGCTGGAGTGGGCGACCGGCCGGGCGGGCTGCTGCGAGGTCTCGTACGAGGAGGACCAGGTCGTGCTGCGGCAGGACGGCGAACCCGTCGCCCGCCTGAACAGCGGTCCCGTGGAGATCGCCTCCTACTCCCCGCACACCCGGCCCCGCTGGCACGTCCACTTCCGGGTGCCGAAGCTCCGTCCGGCGGTGGAGGCCGCCGTCTCGCTGGGCGGGCGGGCCGTCTCGGACATCACCTCGAACGCCGTGGAGCGGTGGGTGACGCTCCGCGACCCGGACGGGGCCTTGTTCACCCTCACCACCGCCCTCGGGTCGGACGCGGAGTGACCGCCCCCGTCCGTCGCGGGCGTGGGGGCGCGACTCACACTCGGTGACGCTTCGAGATGCGAGGGCACGGCAGGACTGGTTCGCTGAATCCGCCCGCTCTCCCCCACAGATCCAAGGAGCGATCATGAGCGTTTCAGGTGAGTCCCGGGGCCGGTCCCAGCAGATGCGCGCCAAGGCCAAGGAGCTGAACGACGCGGCCGAGCGGTCCACCGACCCGGAAGAGCGCCGTCGGCTGAAGGAGAAGGCCCGCCGCCTCCAGGAGCAGAGCGAGCAGGAGGGCCGTATGGACGACCGGGGCATGGACCCCATGTAGCCCGTACCCCTTCCCCCCACGCACCCCACCGGCCGGTTTCCGCCGCGATCACCGTCGCCGCGGCCACCGGCCGGTGGCGATGTCCGATCGGAGCCGGTGGGAGGTAAATGCGTCGACAGCACCCCTCCGTACCCGGCAGAGTGGCCGCCCGTGACGAGCAGTGAGCTGTGGACCCGTGCGACCGCCGAACGCTACGACGCCGAGGAGGCCGAGACGTCCTCGGCCGCCGTTCTCGGACCGGCTCTCGCCTTCCTCGCCGAGCTCGCCGGGGACGGCCGGGCCCTGGAGTTCGCCATCGGGACCGGGCGCGTGGGCGTCCCGCTCCGGGAACGCGGCGTTCCGGTCGTGGGCATCGAACTGTCCGAGCACATGGCAGCGGTGCTGCGGCGCAAGGTCGACGAAGACACGCTCCCGGTGGTCATCGGGGACATGGCCACCACCGTCGTTCCCGGCGAGTTCACCCTGGTCTACCTCGTCTACAACACCATCACGAACCTGCTCACGCAGGACGAGCAGGTCGAGTGCTTCCGCAACGCCGCACGCCATCTGGAGCCCGGCGGCCGATTCGTCATCGAGCTGGGGGTGCCGCCGCTGCGGTTCCTGCCGCCCGGCCAGGTCGCCGTGCCGTTCGACGTCTCCGAACAGCATCTCGGCTTCGACACCTTCGACCTGGTCGAACAGGTTCTCGTCTCGCACCACTTCACCCGCGACGGCGACGACGGCCGCTACCGCCGCGACCACTCCCGGCACCGCTACGCCTGGCCGGCCGAGCTCGATCTGATGGCACGGATCGCCGGGCTCGAGAGGGAACGCCGCGTCGCGGACTGGGACGGGGCGCCGTTCACCCAGGACTCCGCGAAACACATCTCCGTGTGGCGCAAGCCGGCCTGAGGCCGGCCAGGAGGACTCGGTGCAGTTCTAAGCTGGTGCCCCGGATCGCCTTCCTCCAGGAGTCACCCGTGGCACGCTCGCTCGACGGCCTCGTCTTCGCCCCCGTGGCCGACCAGTCCCCCGGCCAGGTCGGCCGGCAGACCCGGTTCGAGTACCACGAGCAGGACGACCGGGTCTGGGCCGAATACCGGGGCGGCGACGTGGCCATGGGCTACCTCGTCGGCACCAGGGCCGGCGGCACCATCGACTTCCGCTACGTCCAGCTCCGCCTCGACGGCACGACCGCGTCCGGGCATTGCACCTCGCTCCTGACGGAACTCCCGGACGGTCGCCTGCGCCTGGAGGAGACGTGGACCTGGGAGTCCCAGGCGGGCAGCGGCACGAGCGTGGTCGAACAGCTGCCGCTCTGAGCGTCCTGCTGCGGTGGCTGCTCCACCGCCGGGCCCGTTCAGAGCATGATGAGCAGACGCGTCCTGGGCTTGAGCTTGCGGTTCACCGAACGGCTCTGCACGTACACCTCCAGCTCGGGATTGCGCCCCGCCTTCACGGAGACGGTGCCCTGGATGCCCGTACCGAACAGGAGACTGCGTGCCGCGTCAACCGTGTACGCGCGGTCGGTGCTCTTCTCGACCACGACGACTTCCTTGTCGGGCTGGACCTGGACCCGGGTGCCCAGCTGGTAGTAGCAAGAACCGCGTTCGTACGTCACGTCCGGATGCGAGTCGACGAAGGACCGGATGGCGACCTCCTCGTCGACCTTCAGGAGCCGGTACTTGTCGGCCGGGACCGGTTCGAGGTGCGCCCGTACCTCGTCGACCGAGAGGTCCTGGCCGACCGCGAACAGGTTCTTCGTACCCCGCACCCCCTTCTCGCGGCCGCGGAGGAAGCTGGTGGCGGCGGCACGGACGGTGCCGATCGCCTCTTCGACGCCCTCCTGGGAATCCGCATCCCATATGGCGATGTTTCCGGCCGGGAAACCGTAGTTCTGGGCGGTCCGCTTCGCCAGGGAGTTGGGAACGAGGATCGCGGACGTCCAGTGGCCCGGAAGCGCTCCCATCTTCGCCGCGATCCTGTCGAGCCAGGGGCCGAGGATGGTCATGTCGCCGTCGTGCCTGCGGTCGCCGCCGGAGGCGTTCTCCTCGCCATCCGTCACCACGATCTGGAGGAAGCTGTGCTCGCCGTACTCCTCCCAGATGTGGCCCAGGTCGTCCAGCGACTTCAGCGAGGCTTCGATGAGGGCGGTCGCGCCGTTGTTCACCTTGTACAGACCCCGCATGGACGGCAGATGCTTCACGTCCATGTCCCAGACCAGGTTCTCCACCCTGTGGTCGAAGGAGTAGAGGCTGATGCGGGTCTCATGGCCGAGACTGTCCGACTCGGCCTTCAATCCCGCCACGAACTCGTCGACGACGCGGATCAGTTGGCCCTGGTGCTGACGCATGGAACCCGAACAGTCCACGACCAGCGCGACGTGGTTCACCTTGTGCTGGATCTTGTTGGCGGACATGTCTGTGCTCCTTCTCAGAGGCTCCCCGAGTGATGTGTCCACACTAGGAGGAGCCTCTGACAACGGAGCCTGACGGATGATCACCCGCGGGGAGGCGAGGGAGTCAGAGCCGGACGTTCCAGTCGACCGAGGAACGCAGGGTGCGCACCACCTTCGGGTCCCGCACCGACGGGGTGCGGTCCTCGGCCGTGACCGTCAGGCGGTGCGTGCGGAGGTCGAAGAGCCACAGCTCGGCCACCGACACCTCGGTGCGGCCCTCGAAGCGCTTCAGCTCGCGGCCGTCGAGGTACCAGCGGACCGCGAGCTGCCGGCCGTCCGCGCCGGCCAGCTTCGGTACGGAGGCCTTCGCCTTGTGGCGCAGCCGCAGGGTGCGGTCGGTCGGGGTGAGCGGGGTGACGATCCGCGCGTGCTGGTAGAACCCGGCGATCATGGATTCGACGCCGGGCAGGTTGAACGGCTTGCCCAGGACCCGCATGAGGGAGTTGTCGGTGGGCCGGTACAGCCCGGTCACGAAGTAGTTGCCGCCCTCGTACGCGCCGACCGTGCCGCCGTCGGGTGATTCCTCGCCGAGCCAGCGGTACCACTTGGCCCGCTGCGCGGCCATGCGGTCGGCCGGCAGGGCCGAGCTGTTGGATTCGCCGGGCTCGGGGCCGGTGTACTCCTCGTACTCCGGGACGCCCGGGTAGAAGTACTCGTCGGCGAGCTTGCCGAGGGAGTGGCCGGTCTCGTGGATGGCGACCTGGCCGGACTTCGGGTGGCCCGCGGAGGCCGTCGATATCCCCTCGTAGCCGAGGGTGGCGCTGGGTTCGTTGTAGCCCGCTCCGCCGTACTTGGCGCTGTTGGCCAGGACGATGACGAGGTCGGCGGCGGGTGCCTTCGCCACGTACGTGTCCACCTTGGGCTGGTCGACGCAGAGCAGCCGCTCGATGTTCTCGCACCAGAAGTACGAGCCGAGGGCGGTGTCGCGGACGGTGGCCGGGTCGGGGTCTCCGGAGACACCGGAGTCGTGCGAGACGGCGTCGACCGTCCAGACGTTGAAGAGGTTCCGGTAGGTGGTGTAGGGCTCGACGGCAGTCACCTCGGCCCATTTCTGCGCGGCGTCGGCGTGGAACCGGGCCAGTTCGGCGGCGGTGTACCCGTCACCGATGACCACGACGTCGAGGCGGTCGGCGGTGGAGCCGTTGTCGATCATCTTGGTGACCTGGCCGTCGGCCGACCGCTCGGCCGGGGACAGCCGGCCCGAGGCCTTGGCGGGGCTGCCGGCGGCCGGTACGCGGGCGTGGCCCGATCCGGCGTCACCACCGTGCTCCGGACCGGGTATCTCGACCTCGATCCGGTGCCCCGCCAGGGCACCGGCCGCGCCTGCCGCGCCGGCGGGTCCGGCGGCCACCAGCGCGGCGGCCGCGCAGAGCGTCGCGACGGCCGCCCGCAATGCCGGGCGCACGGCCGGGCGCCGACCCGGACGCAGGCCCGAACCTCTGACTGGATCCATGAAGTGCTCCCCCGGGAACGGAAGTTAAGTGGTCTGTTAAGCACGGTGAATCGGTTGCTTAAACTAGGTGGCGCACGGGACGTGCGCAATGCCTGCTCCCGCTGAATACTGGGGAGTTCGAGCGACCAGGGGGACTTCATGGACGAACCGGCCCGGATCGGCCGCAGGGTGCAACGCATGCGCGGTGAACTCGGTCTGACCCAAAGACAGTTGGCGGAGCCCTCCTACACCTCGGCCTATATCTCCACACTGGAGTCGGGCAAGGTCCGGCCCTCCGAGACCGCGCTGCGCTTCCTCGCCGCCCGCCTGGGCACCTCGTACGAGGAGCTCACCACCGGCCGCCCCGCCCACCTGGCCACCGAGCTGCGGCTCGCCCTCACCGACGCCCAGCAGACGCTCGCCACGGGCGCGGCCGACGAGGCCGCCGCGCGCTACCGGCGGCTGCTCGCCGAGGCCGAGGAGCTCGGGCTGGCCCCCGAGCAGGCGGAGGCCCGGCTCGGGCTCGGTGACTGCGCGCTGGAGTCCGGCGAACTGCCCGAGGCGATCGGCCACTTCGAGGCGGCGGAACGCCTCCTCGCGGACGAGCCGCTCCCCCGCCGGGCCCGGCCGATCCGCGGCCGGGCGGTCGCGCACCTGCTCGCGGGCGAGCTGCGCTACGCCTGCTACCTGCTCGAATCCACCATCGACGAGCTGGGCGCGAGCGGGCTGGCCGATCCCGAGGCTCTGGTGCTGCTCAACGCCGCGATCATCGGGCCGTACCTCGACATGGGGGCCCATGCCCGCGCCGCCCGCGCCGCCGAGCTCGCGCTCGCGCTGGCCCCGCAGGTCAGCGATCCGGCACTGGTGGCGGGCATGCACCGGCAGGTGGCCCGGACCTTCCTGGCCGGGGGGCGGGTGGCCGACGCCGACGCCTCACTGGCGAAGGCCCAGGAGATCTACGGACAGCTGCGGCTGCGGACCGATCTGGCGCACTGCCACTGGATGCGCGGCTACGTTCAAGCTCAGAACGGCGAACTGGCTTCGGCCGAGCGGGAGTTGCGCATCGCCCGGGACATGCTGTCGGCCCGTCGAGCCGGGCTCTACACGGCGCAGGTGGAGGTGGAGCTGGCCGACGTACTGCGCCAGCTCGGCCGGTACGAGGAGGCCGCCGGGCTGCTCTCGGCGCTGCTGGAGCTGGGGGACAGCCACGGCGCCGTGCACGCGGGCGGCGCGCACCGGCTCCTCGGCCTGATGGCCGAGGAGCGCGGCGAGCCGGAGTCGGCCGAGGAGCACTACGTGCAGGCCCTGGCGCTGCTGGAGCGCAGTGGGGCGTCGGGGGATCTCGCGGACCTGTGCCGGCTGCTGGGCGATCTGCTGCGGCGTACGGGCCGGGTCGAGGCCGCCATGGACGCGTACCGCACGGGCCTGGGGCACCGGGCGGCGCCCGGCACCACCACGCTGGGCCCGGCGCCCGCCGCGCCCGCGCTGCGGCCCGCCCGGATCAGTGGTTCTCGGTGGGCTGCAGGTCCCGCGGAATGAGCGTCCAGGTCGTGGCCGCCGCGGCGACCGAAAGTACGGCGGCCAGCAGGAAGGCCGGAGTGATCGCCAGGGTGTAGGCGTGCGAGGCGGTGTCGAGCAGGGCCTGGCCGACGGCGCCGCCGATGCGTTCGGCGGTGTGCGCGGCCTCGCCGACGGAGCCCTGTACGGCAGCGGTGCTCGGGCCGTCCAGCTCCAGGGCGGGCAGGTTGCCCCGGTAGAGCGCCGCCGCGGTGGAGCCGAGGACGGCGACGCCCATGGCCGAGCCGAGTTCGTAGCAGGTCTCCTCGATGGCGGCGGCGCTGGAGACTTCGGCGGCGGGCGCGGCGGAGACCAGAGTCACCGAGGCCACGGTGGTGGCGAGGCCGGCGCCCAGGCCCATCACGGTCAGGGCGGCGGCGAAGGCCGGGTAGCCGAGGTCGGTGAACTGCTGGAAGGTCCAGGGCAGCGCCATACCGGCGGCCAGGACGACCAGCCCGGCGCCGAGCACGTGGCGGATGGCGAAGCGGTGCATCAGCGAAGGGGCCACCATCGAGGCGGCGATCAGCGCGAGCGGGGCCGGCAGCAGGCGCACCCCGGCCTCCAGCGGGGTGTAGCCCTCGCCGTACTGGAACCACTGGGTG
Proteins encoded in this window:
- a CDS encoding alpha/beta hydrolase family protein, producing the protein MKNRRTAAALALAAILLPLPLATAGTSVAADTSVSAGPVGTDDRRTTVELPRPTGRFAVGREDLHLVDHSRTDPWAGSGPRELMVTMRYPARHDTGRTTRYLTSEEARLLLVDRGLDQVIPVDTLTGTRTHGRTGARPAAGRYPLIVLSPGFTVHRSTLTALAEDLASRGYVVAAVDHAYESVGTAFPGGRVLTCLACEKVQDEAGYRTVGATRARDVSFLLDRLTGRNPAWRHAALIDKSRIAMAGHSIGGSSTAAAMAADPRIRAGINMDGGFSTPVPAAGLGGRPFMLLGAQERGPGGNASWDRDWPLLDGWKRWITFAGSGHFTFTDFPAIGEQLGLPDEEAPLPGGRSVELTRRYVAAFFDQHLGGRPQPVLDGPSPDAPDVRFHTP
- a CDS encoding VOC family protein, with product MTRDLGTAQHFYGAVVGWRFRPTRLGEAFSVAFQGRVPVAGIGALAADLGVAAAWTPYFAVDDADVAVDRIRERTGTIAVGPVSFESGGRAALVADPDGAVFGIWEGNVEADWRVGRGPSPAWLELRTRNALDAAMFYGAVLEWATGRAGCCEVSYEEDQVVLRQDGEPVARLNSGPVEIASYSPHTRPRWHVHFRVPKLRPAVEAAVSLGGRAVSDITSNAVERWVTLRDPDGALFTLTTALGSDAE
- a CDS encoding sulfite oxidase; amino-acid sequence: MPLDLSDESRYDRTRLRQWARGRARSAGVDRRDLLKLFAVGAAAGSLGVAAGSGTAWAAPGLPVADPVPRTVKPLPPELFTLRGTNAETNFAALRGTGPLTPIDRFFVRNHTSTPRIDAAAWRLKVWGDGLAGGPLELSYERLRALRPVERTLFIECAGNGRSFYTTQQGQPVTGTAWTLGAIGVARWRGARLSDVLRLAGVTRGAVDVLPRGLDDEVVANGVNLGRVRRPLPVSKALDDVLLAYEMNGEPLPPDHGGPVRLVVPDWVGISSVKWVGDIEVSGEPLYSPWNTDMYRLFGPEHPAQGSAPLTRQTLKSAFELELGATVPVHRTRLLTGRSWSAAAPVTRIDVSTDGGVRWRRARLHDTPRRGGWVRWSVPWTPRATGTTSLLARATDATGRTQPDRSVHNTQGYLFDAVVRHPVTVV
- a CDS encoding class I SAM-dependent DNA methyltransferase; this encodes MTSSELWTRATAERYDAEEAETSSAAVLGPALAFLAELAGDGRALEFAIGTGRVGVPLRERGVPVVGIELSEHMAAVLRRKVDEDTLPVVIGDMATTVVPGEFTLVYLVYNTITNLLTQDEQVECFRNAARHLEPGGRFVIELGVPPLRFLPPGQVAVPFDVSEQHLGFDTFDLVEQVLVSHHFTRDGDDGRYRRDHSRHRYAWPAELDLMARIAGLERERRVADWDGAPFTQDSAKHISVWRKPA
- a CDS encoding isopenicillin N synthase family dioxygenase; the protein is MAGSQIPVIDLGPWRSGGPEARARTAARVDEALRAAGFLLVTGHGVDPSLPARIREAAGEFFRLPASAKEPYAVTVGGRGWLGPGAEANSYAEGTASPPDLKESWSFAAEDPTGVPSVDAEWFAPNAWPAEVPQLRPLVTEYLRLMRALSDELLELLAVALGLAEDHFTRHTSHPTWGFNLNWYPGADVVGPPLPGQFRIGAHTDFGTVTVLDRQPGAGGLQIHTDADGWQDAPFDPAALTVNIGDLMARWTGDRWRAGRHRVLPPPTDTPTEELISLVYFYECDPHTRVESLAAPVGRVVHDPVDSHTYLRGKLDAISVATTQE
- a CDS encoding YncE family protein translates to MNRRTRPRHRALTRTRTRGTLAAVAATLLLGACARNAAPAPPGPAPSAASPLPATAPTPQGLLLTADFGADTVTFVDPERGAVASVTVGKAPYGLAVGTDGRAWVATAEGVAVVDTRTRVRLALIPYRTATGPATDGEYRGGGMGIALSPDGAHAYAGVNVPGAGGVLEVLDTAKSEVTAVVPVGRRPFDVDVSPDGAEVYVTGHDSFDVTVVAAGDLRPRRIEVAPYGTEGGLASWLKPHYAAVRPSDGKLLLPFEGERLAVVDPRTGQTRIEPMTADTHQHGTAVTPDGRLLVVGTGAVRPGDGRGPSLTVRSPDGAERVYPLQGPHEDVAVSRDGRSAYVTGGYTRDGYWNGITVVDLGTGATRRLAAGARPLGIAVL
- a CDS encoding ankyrin repeat domain-containing protein, whose translation is MNAHDRLLLDGARRGDAAAVGAALAAGAAVEVRDAELRTPLLLAALGDHVAVAELLVAAGADPNAPDSREDSPWLVTGVTGSVRMMRLLLAAGPDLKQRNRFGGISLIPAAERGHTAYVRAVLDATDIDVDHVNRLGWTALLEAVILGDGGPRHEEVVAVLLRAGADPLLPDHEGVTPYEHAVRRGFDGMARTLKAAADAAEAGTGR
- a CDS encoding DUF6381 family protein: MSVSGESRGRSQQMRAKAKELNDAAERSTDPEERRRLKEKARRLQEQSEQEGRMDDRGMDPM
- a CDS encoding GNAT family N-acetyltransferase translates to MTEILTPRLLLRRWTDDDLVPLSEINADPEVMRWIGEGETLDLDETAEEIERWEEEWDEEGFGLFAVELLGSGELIGAVGLSVLENLPDARADVQISWRLGRQYWGQGYASEAAHATLEFALQDRGLDRVVAINRMSNTDSENVIRKLGMVMERDTTDPRYGTSVRVHGIDLTEYEA